ACGGGTCTTGTTACGCTCGCAACCTTGTCATGTATGTAGAGTTGTACAACTTCTTCGCCATCTGACTCTCCACTATTTTTTACCATAACGGATACCTTAACATTTTTCTGGTCCGCTGTGTCAATTTCTAAATTCGAATATTCGAAAGTCGTATAACTTAAACCATGGCCAAAGGGAAATAAAGGCTCGTTTTTCTCATCACCATAATGTGACCAAAACACGTTTGGCTCTGGGTTTGGCCTACCCGTACTAAAATGATTATAATAAATTGGTATCTGCCCAACACTTCTTGGAAACGTCATGGGCAGCTTTCCGCTTGGGTTGTTTTCACCAAACAGGGTTTTGGCAATAGCATTCCCTGTTTGGGTTCCCAATTGCCATGCCTCCAAAATAGAAGGGATGTTCTGGCCTTCCCAATCTATGGTCAACGGTCGACCGTTCATCAAAATTAATACAACATTTTGGTTTACTTTGTAAACCTCCTTTAAAAGTTGTAATTGCAATCCCGGTATCCCCAGTTTGGTACGGCTTCGGCCTTCACCACTTTGAAAACCGTGTTCTCCTAAAACCATAAGGACCACTTCGGATTCTTTTGCCAATGCAACAGCTTCTTCCATACCAGAAGTATCGGTTTCATTTACTTCGACCTCATTTAAGAAATTGGCGTCCTTGTTGAAGACTTTGGGTCCTCTACTATATTTAAAGTCTATACCTAATCCTGTTAATCCTTCCAATACCGAAACAGCTGTGTTGTTATCAGAACCAAGCCTCCAACTCCCCAAAGGACTGTTTTTATCATCTGCCAATTCACCTATCACGGCTATTTTCTGTTGATTTTTTTGAAGCGGGAGTAAATCCCCTTCATTTTTTAAAAGAACGAGTGATTTCAGTGCTATATCTAAAACTCCTGCTTGATGGTCTTTGTGGTACAGTAATTCATTCTCCCTTTCCTCATCACAGTAGCGATAAGGGTCATCGAACAATCCTAGCTCAAACTTTACTCGTAAAATACGACGGACAGCATCATCTATGATTTTTTCATCGACCTTTCCTTCTTTTACATTTGCTACTAAATGGTTGACATAGGCGTAGGACTCCATATCCATGTCGGAACCCGCTTTTGCCCCTAGTTCGGCAGAATGTTTGAGGTCTTTGGCAAAACCATGAGGTGCCATTTCGCCAATAGAAGCCCAATCGGATACCACGAATCCATCAAATTCCCACTTTCCTTTTAAAATATCTCTTTGTAAAAATGTATCACCTGTAACGGGGATTCCGTTGAGAATATTAAATCCGTTCATAAAAGTTCTTACACCTGCATCGACTGCCGCCTTAAAAGGTGGTAAAACGGTATTGAATAGGGTAGAGGTTCCAATGTCTACAGTGTTATATTCCTTACCAGCTTCGGCAAATCCGTAAGCGGCAAAATGCTTCGCACATGCTGCTATGGTATTGGGTTGGGACAAATCATCGCCTTGAAAACCTTTTACACGGGCCTTGGCAATTTGTGCCCCTAAATAAGGATCTTCTCCTCCACCTTCCATAACTCTTCCCCATCTGGGATCTCTTGATATATCTACCATTGGGGCAAATGTCCAGTTTAGCCCTACGGCAGAAGCTTCTGTCGCTGCAATTCTTGCGGAGTTCTTAATGGCCTCCAAATCCCAGCTTGCAGACTCGGCAAGAGGAATTGGAGCCAAGGTTTTGTGTCCATGTATAACATCGTAACCAAAAATTAGCGGTATGCCAAGTCGTGTTTCCTCAACTACTAATTTTTGTAATTTCCGTACTTCTTCGGCACCCGTTACATTGAGCATGGAGCCGACAAGTCCTTTCTTAAGGTGTTCATATTTTGTTGCTGCATTGCCTCCTTGCGGAGCGGGACCGGTAACGTCCCAAAAACCATTGTATTGATTCATTTGCCCTACCTTTTCTTCTAAGGTCATAAGGCTTAACAATGAATCTACTCTTTGGTCGGTGGTATTCTCTTGCGCCATAACGGTGTAATTGATGGGTGCAAAATAAAGGGAAATTATGCAAAGAACTTTTATCGAGTGTTTCATTTATATGCTTAAATGTTGAAAAATAGTTGATAGTATTTGAAAGTGGTGTAATTAATAGGTGCAAAATAAAGAGAAATAACGCAAAATTTTTTTATTGGTTGTTTCATTTATACACTCAAATGTTGAAAAATCATTGATAGTATTCGAAATTAAACCAAAAAACCATAACGTGCTAGTATTGTGTCTTTGTACTTTTAGTCAAAAATTAGATTGATGAATTCTAGACCAGAACAATTAGAAGCTTTTGACCGTCTCTTAACGATAATGGATGAATTGCGGACACAGTGTCCTTGGGATAAAAAGCAGACCATGCAAACACTTCGTCATCTTACAATAGAAGAGACTTACGAGCTTGGAGATGCGATTTTGGAGAATGATTTGGATGAGGTGAAAAAAGAGCTTGGGGATTTGTTGTTGCACATCGTGTTCTATGCTAAAATTGGTTCGGAAACCAGTGATTTTGATATTGCAGACGTTGCCAATGAAATTTGTGAAAAACTTATCAATAGACACCCACACATATATGGTGATGTTAAAGTAGCTGGTGAAGATGAGGTAAAGCAGAATTGGGAAGATATAAAACTAAAAGAAGGAAAGAAGAGCGTACTCCAAGGCGTGCCAAACAGTCTGCCAGCTTTGGTCAAAGCAAGCAGAATACAGGAAAAAGTGGCTGGTGTAGGCTTTGATTGGGAACGACCTGAACAAGTATTTGAGAAGGTAAAAGAAGAGCTTTCTGAGTTACAGGAAGAAGTAGAGAATGAAAACAAGGACAAAATAGAGGCTGAGTTTGGTGATGTGCTATTCTCCCTTGTCAATTATGCACGCTTTTTGAATATCAATCCAGAAAATGCATTAGAAAGAACCAATAAAAAATTTATAAAAAGATTTCAATATCTGGAAGCGAAAGCAAAGGAAGCCCAGAAATCTTTGAAAGATATGACCCTTGCTGAAATGGATATTTTTTGGGAAGAAGCAAAACTGTTATAATCTGATTTTTTTCAAAAAGTACTTTGTTTCAACTATTTAATATCTAGCTAATCCAGTTATCTTTACGCGCTTTTAAAATTCCAAAATTGTTTCAACAATACACAAAAGAGTTTGCATACAACCTAAGGTTGGCATATCCCGTGATTTTAGGAATGCTAGGTCACACTTTCGTTGCCTTTGCGGACAATATTATGGTTGGGCAATTGGGGACAGCAGAATTGGCAGCTGTTTCATTGGGAAATAGTTTTGTATTTATAGCTATGTCCTTGGGAATTGGTTTTTCAACAGCAATTACACCTTTGGTTGCTGAAGCTGACGGCGCTGGTAACAAAGCTGATGGCAAAAGTGCATTAAAACACGGTCTGGTGCTATGCACACTATTGGGACTTTCGTTATTTGGAATCATCTTGCTTTGCAAACCTTTCTTGCATTACATGAAACAGCCTCCAGAAGTTGTGGAGTTGGCTATTCCCTATTTAGAGTTGGTAGCTTTTTCTTTGGTTCCGTTGATTATATTTCAGGCGTTCAAACAATTTTCTGAGGGACTTTCCCAAACAAAATATCCCATGTACGCTACCATTTTGGCCAATGTGATAAATATTACGCTCAATTACCTGTTGATATTTGGTTCTTTTGGATTTCCAAAATTAGGTATTGTTGGTGCTGCTATCGGAACCTTGGTATCTCGCTTTATCATGGTCGGCTATATTTGGTTTTTGTTGAAACAAAAAGAAAAATTCCAAATCTACGTTACCGGATTCAATTTTAAGAATATCGAAAAGACGGTAATGAAAAAAATTATTAGCCTTGGTTTTCCTTCTGCTTTACAAATGTTTTTCGAAGTTGCCATTTTTACAGCTGCAATCTGGTTGAGCGGCGTTCTAGGTAAAAATGCGCAAGCTGCCAACCAAATTGCCTTAAACCTGAGTAGTATGACTTTTATGGTAGGTATGGGATTAAGTGTCGCTGCGATGGTAAGGGTGGGCAACCAAAAAGGATTACAAGATTTTAAAGAACTTAGGAGAATTGCGGAATCTATATTTTTTCTAACGTTCTTACTGGAAATTGTTTTTGCTGCTCTCTTTCTTATTGGAAGATATTGGTTGCCCACCATTTATTTGGATGTAGATGATATTGTAAATCAAATGGATAACTCAGAGGTAATCATTATAGCCGCCAAGCTGTTGTTCGTAGCTGCTTTTTTCCAAATTTCGGACGGAATACAGGTTGTGGTACTTGGCGCCTTGCGAGGCCTTCAAGATGTCAAGATTCCGACACTTATCACCTTTATAGCATATTGGTTGATTGGTTTTCCCGTTAGTTATTACTTTGGATTGTTCACCGAATTTAAAAGTGTGGGTATCTGGATGGGATTATTGTTAGGCCTTACCGCATCTGCGGTAATGTTGTATATTCGATTTAAATATCTTACAAAAAAGCTAATTCAAAATAAACAAGATTCCAGAATATTGGAATCCAACACGTAACAAATGGAATTACCTAAATTTCTTTTAGGCGACAATACAGATTATCCAAACTCAATTTTTATTGTCCACACGGAATACCCTCGCTTTATTATCAACCTTGAAAATGATGAAGTGGAATGGTTGGAAGAGTTTTCTAAAGAAGACGAAAAGGAGTTGGCCGAGGAAGCAGAAAACTTGATTGAAGCTGCTACAGCATTTTACGATAGGGAAGTTTCCAGATATGACGAATAATCATGTTGGAAGAAATCATAAGACTGGATAAAGAACTTTTTTTGTTCCTGAACGGATTGGGAACAGAAACTTGGGATGGCTTTTGGTTATTTATCACCCACAAGCTAAGTGCAATTCCGCTGTATGCATTATTGTTGTTTTTCACCTTCAAACATTTTGGGACCAAAAGAACAGTGATAGTGTTGGTCTTTGTGGCACTATTGATTACGGCTACAGATCAGTTGGCCAATTTCTTTAAATACGGGGTCCAACGGCTACGCCCATGCCATGATGGGGATATAAACATAATGGCAAGATTGGTAAAAAAATCTTGTGGTGGAAGGTTTGGCTATTTTTCTGCACATGCGTCCAATGCTATGGCATTGGCATCTTTTTTCGCTGTGCTTTTGAGTTCTAGGATTAAGTATTTGCCTATATTTTTAATGGTCTGGGCTATTCTTGTAGGCTATAGTAGAATTTATATTGGTGTCCACTTTCCTTTAGATGTTCTTACTGGAATCTCAATTGGTATCATTTTTGGATGGTTGTTTGCCAAGTTAGCTATATTTGCATTCCAAAAATTGGGGCCATGATATCATCTTTAAGATATTGGTTTTTACTTTCCCTTGTTGTTCTGGTGTACATCGCCGGAATGTTTGTGACCCTTTTTGAGAACGATTCTGCGCAGTTTGCTGTTATGGCCATGCGAATGATCCAAGAAAATGACTTCTTTACCCTTATAAAAGGAACTGAAGAGTATTTGGATAAACCACATATGCACTATTGGTTGGCAGCTTTGTCTTTTAAAATTTTTGGAATCTACGATTGGGCGTATAGAATTCCAGGTATTTTAGCCACTCTACTTGGGGCTCACAGCTGTTATGGATTGGGAAAATTGCTCTACAATACAGATATCGGTAAATTTTCTGCGCTTATTTTTATGACTGCCCAAACCATAGTGCTATCCACAATTGATGTGCGTACAGATGCAGTTTTGACTGGGTTTACAATTTTTGCAATATGGCAATTGGTAACTTATATTGAAAAAAATACAATCTGGAATATTGTTCTGGGTGCGTTTGGAGCTGGAATCGCTTTTTCAACCAAAGGACAGATTGCATTAGTGGTGATAGGCGTTTCAATCCTATGTCATTTGGCATATACCAGAAAATGGGAACGATTGTTCAATTGGAAATTTTTTGTGGCCCTATTGGTTTTTGGAATTACAATAGCTCCAATGCTCTACGCCTATTATCTACAGTTTGATTTGCATCCTGAGAAAGTGATACGCGGGAAAAGTGATCGGAGCGGTATCTTTTTTATTTTTTGGGAGCAAAGTTTTGAAAGGCTCAGTGGTGAAGGAGTAGGGAAGAACAGTAACGACTTCTTTTTCTTTTTCCATACATTTTTATGGGTGTTTTTACCATGGACAGTACTGGCTTTGATAGCCTACTGGTATAGAATCAAAACTTTTTGGAAACTACGTTTTAAGTACAGACCGCAATACGAGTTTTTGACTTTAGGTGGGATTACCGTATTGTTTTTTCTGATAAGTCTAGCACAGTTTAAGCTACCGCATTACATCAATATTTTAATGCCTTTGTATGCCATTTTATCGGCATCATATCTACATAGCCTTTATAGACATTCAAAAAGTGCGGTAATCAAAGGGTTGTTGGGGGTACAATATTTTATTCTTAGTCTGGTTTTTATTTTTTCGCTTCTGGTGTGTTTTCATGTTTTTAAATTTCAATCGGTTTATTCATATTTCGTATTGGTTGCTGTGCTGGCAGTTATAACGTACTTCTGTTTAAAACGAGAGGAGTATTACATGCGGATCATCACTTTATCGGTCTACAGTTCACTGTTGCTCAATGGCGTACTCAATACACATTTTTATCCATCATTGTTGGAGTACCAAGCGGGGTCTACTATGGCTGAAAAAATATCTGAATATCAAATAGGTACAGATAAAATTTATAAAATATCAAAGCGATTTACTTGGGCTTTGGACTTCTACAATAGGAAGCCTGTACAAATCACCACTAAATCAGCATTAGAAAATTTGGAGGATGCTTGGGTATATGTGGACGACAACGAACTACAGGAACTTCGGGATTCTGGAATCAATTGGAGCGAACAAATAACGGTAAATCAATTTCGAATAACCAGATTACAG
The nucleotide sequence above comes from Flagellimonas sp. HMM57. Encoded proteins:
- a CDS encoding glycosyltransferase family 39 protein, translating into MISSLRYWFLLSLVVLVYIAGMFVTLFENDSAQFAVMAMRMIQENDFFTLIKGTEEYLDKPHMHYWLAALSFKIFGIYDWAYRIPGILATLLGAHSCYGLGKLLYNTDIGKFSALIFMTAQTIVLSTIDVRTDAVLTGFTIFAIWQLVTYIEKNTIWNIVLGAFGAGIAFSTKGQIALVVIGVSILCHLAYTRKWERLFNWKFFVALLVFGITIAPMLYAYYLQFDLHPEKVIRGKSDRSGIFFIFWEQSFERLSGEGVGKNSNDFFFFFHTFLWVFLPWTVLALIAYWYRIKTFWKLRFKYRPQYEFLTLGGITVLFFLISLAQFKLPHYINILMPLYAILSASYLHSLYRHSKSAVIKGLLGVQYFILSLVFIFSLLVCFHVFKFQSVYSYFVLVAVLAVITYFCLKREEYYMRIITLSVYSSLLLNGVLNTHFYPSLLEYQAGSTMAEKISEYQIGTDKIYKISKRFTWALDFYNRKPVQITTKSALENLEDAWVYVDDNELQELRDSGINWSEQITVNQFRITRLQIKFLNPHTRHKKLNHMHLLHLD
- a CDS encoding phosphatase PAP2 family protein, coding for MLEEIIRLDKELFLFLNGLGTETWDGFWLFITHKLSAIPLYALLLFFTFKHFGTKRTVIVLVFVALLITATDQLANFFKYGVQRLRPCHDGDINIMARLVKKSCGGRFGYFSAHASNAMALASFFAVLLSSRIKYLPIFLMVWAILVGYSRIYIGVHFPLDVLTGISIGIIFGWLFAKLAIFAFQKLGP
- the mazG gene encoding nucleoside triphosphate pyrophosphohydrolase; protein product: MNSRPEQLEAFDRLLTIMDELRTQCPWDKKQTMQTLRHLTIEETYELGDAILENDLDEVKKELGDLLLHIVFYAKIGSETSDFDIADVANEICEKLINRHPHIYGDVKVAGEDEVKQNWEDIKLKEGKKSVLQGVPNSLPALVKASRIQEKVAGVGFDWERPEQVFEKVKEELSELQEEVENENKDKIEAEFGDVLFSLVNYARFLNINPENALERTNKKFIKRFQYLEAKAKEAQKSLKDMTLAEMDIFWEEAKLL
- a CDS encoding MATE family efflux transporter codes for the protein MFQQYTKEFAYNLRLAYPVILGMLGHTFVAFADNIMVGQLGTAELAAVSLGNSFVFIAMSLGIGFSTAITPLVAEADGAGNKADGKSALKHGLVLCTLLGLSLFGIILLCKPFLHYMKQPPEVVELAIPYLELVAFSLVPLIIFQAFKQFSEGLSQTKYPMYATILANVINITLNYLLIFGSFGFPKLGIVGAAIGTLVSRFIMVGYIWFLLKQKEKFQIYVTGFNFKNIEKTVMKKIISLGFPSALQMFFEVAIFTAAIWLSGVLGKNAQAANQIALNLSSMTFMVGMGLSVAAMVRVGNQKGLQDFKELRRIAESIFFLTFLLEIVFAALFLIGRYWLPTIYLDVDDIVNQMDNSEVIIIAAKLLFVAAFFQISDGIQVVVLGALRGLQDVKIPTLITFIAYWLIGFPVSYYFGLFTEFKSVGIWMGLLLGLTASAVMLYIRFKYLTKKLIQNKQDSRILESNT
- the bglX gene encoding beta-glucosidase BglX — translated: MKHSIKVLCIISLYFAPINYTVMAQENTTDQRVDSLLSLMTLEEKVGQMNQYNGFWDVTGPAPQGGNAATKYEHLKKGLVGSMLNVTGAEEVRKLQKLVVEETRLGIPLIFGYDVIHGHKTLAPIPLAESASWDLEAIKNSARIAATEASAVGLNWTFAPMVDISRDPRWGRVMEGGGEDPYLGAQIAKARVKGFQGDDLSQPNTIAACAKHFAAYGFAEAGKEYNTVDIGTSTLFNTVLPPFKAAVDAGVRTFMNGFNILNGIPVTGDTFLQRDILKGKWEFDGFVVSDWASIGEMAPHGFAKDLKHSAELGAKAGSDMDMESYAYVNHLVANVKEGKVDEKIIDDAVRRILRVKFELGLFDDPYRYCDEERENELLYHKDHQAGVLDIALKSLVLLKNEGDLLPLQKNQQKIAVIGELADDKNSPLGSWRLGSDNNTAVSVLEGLTGLGIDFKYSRGPKVFNKDANFLNEVEVNETDTSGMEEAVALAKESEVVLMVLGEHGFQSGEGRSRTKLGIPGLQLQLLKEVYKVNQNVVLILMNGRPLTIDWEGQNIPSILEAWQLGTQTGNAIAKTLFGENNPSGKLPMTFPRSVGQIPIYYNHFSTGRPNPEPNVFWSHYGDEKNEPLFPFGHGLSYTTFEYSNLEIDTADQKNVKVSVMVKNSGESDGEEVVQLYIHDKVASVTRPVKELKGFEKVSLAAGETKKITLVLTEAELGFYNHSYDFLVEPGEFGVLMGTNSQKGLTGTFTID